Below is a genomic region from Tripterygium wilfordii isolate XIE 37 chromosome 12, ASM1340144v1, whole genome shotgun sequence.
GGAAGAATCGATTAAGTTGTTTGTGCAGGAAAGTAGGGCAAGGATGGATAGGCATGATGCAATGATTGCTACCCAAGAAGCAAAGCTAAATCAAACTTTGGCATCCATGGGAAAGCTTGAGGTCCAAGTTGGTCAACTTGCGGatgttattaaaatcaaagagcCTAGAAAACTTCCAAGCCAGCCGGAGCAAGCTAAAGCAATCACAGTACTTCGAAGTGGTAAGGTCATTGATAACCAAATTAATTATGAAATTACTGATAACTCTACTTTGAATGCAGATCAAAGACGAGAGCTAGTTGAGCCTCAACATATCATAGCCAGCAACCATTCCGAGAAGATTCAGAAGCCTGAATCAGTCCAATCCTCAGAAAAACAACCCAATTATGAGTCATCTTTGCTTCAGAAATCTCCAAATCCTTGCATCCCTCCTATTCCTTTTTCGGGCCGTTTAACGCAAAGCAAATTGGATAAGTCTTTTTCTGAAATTTATGATATATTATCTAAAGTCAATATTAACTTACCTTTGCTTGATGTGATTAGGAATATGCCGGCATAAACAAAATTCTTCAAGGAATTGAACACGTACAAACGCAAGTATGGGCCGCATGAAAAGGTAATGGTCTCGGAGAATGTGAGTGTTGTACTTCAAAGGAAGCTACCTCCCAAACTTAAGGATCCTGAAAGTTTTTCTATCAACATAACAGTAGGAGACAAGAAGATGGAAAAGGCAATGCTAGATTTGGGAGCGAGtataaatttgatgccatactTTGTATATCTTCAATTAGGTTTGGGGGAGGTGAAGCCGACAACAATGTCTCTACAACTTGCGGATCGATCTGTCAAATATCCAAGAGGGATAGTAGAAGATATTCTAGTTCAAGTTGATAGACTAATTGTTCCTGCGGATTTTGTAGTGCTCAATATGGACGATACTCCAATGCATGATCGTGAACTTCCTATCTTACTTGGACGTCCATTCATGGCCACCGTAAATACTTTAATAGATGTGAAGCATGGAGTTTTTACCATGACAGGCCTAGATCAAACTGTGCAATTCACGGTGTTTGAATCCTTATCTCATCCCTTGAGTTCTTTGGATTGTTTTACGATTCATGCATTGGATTCTCTTGTTTTCTCTAGTTTCTTATAGGAAGAAGCGCAAGATGCATGAGGGGTAGCCTTAACTTTGAGAAAAGAAGACGTGGAGAATGATGAAGAAATTATGGAAGTAATAGCTGCCTTAAATAGTTTACACCCGTACCATCCTAACACTCCTATTGAATATGTTGCACTTTCTCACTCCAAGTTGGTCCCTTCTATTGTCTCTCCTACTACACTTGAGCTTAAAACTTTACCATCTAACCTTCAATATGCCTACATTGGTGAGAATGATACCCTCCCAATAATTATAGCTTCTGACCTTTCACCATTGGAGGAAGAAAAACTATTAAGAGTGTTGAGAGAACACAAAGCGGCCATTGGGTGGACCATTGCAGATATCAAGGGAATTAGCCCAGccatgtgcatgcatagaatattAATAGAGGAGAATTCCAAGCCCACACGTGAGGCACAAAGAAGATTGAATCCACACAAGAAGGAAGTGGTGTGTGTAGAAGTATTGAAATTACTTGATGTTGGTATTATCTACCCTATCTTCGATAGCAAATGGGTAAGCCAAGTTCAAGTAGTTCCCAAGAAGTCTGGAATTACGGTATTCAAGAATGAAGATAACGAGCTTGTGTCGGCAAGAATGACCACCGGATGGCGTATGTGCATtgattatagaaagcttgaCGCTGCCACTAGAAaagatcactttcctttaccttttattgatcaaatgcttgaACGCTTAGCTGGTTATTCttattattgctttcttgatggtTTTTCAGGATTTAATCAAATACCAATCGCTCCAGAAGATCAGGAGAAGACGACATTTACATGTCCATTTGGTACCTTTGCCTACCGAAGGATGCCTTTTGGCTTATGTAACGCCCCAGCTACTTTCCAAAGATGCATGATGTCAATCTTCTCTGATATGCTTGAAAAGTttattgagatatttatggatgatttttctgtttttggaaATTCGTTCGACGATTGCCTTAATAATTTAACCTTAGTCCTtaaaagatgtgaagagacAAACCTCACTCTCAGTTGGGAGAAGAGTCACTTTATGGTAAGGCAAGGTATAGTTTTAGGACATGTGATTTCAAGTAAGGGAATTGAGGTTGATAAGGCAAAGATAGATTTGTTTGCAAAATTGTCgcacccaacttctgtaaaggGCGTGCGAAGTTTCTTAGGCCATGTAGGATTTTATCAAAGGTTCATTCAGGATTTCTCTAAAATCACACGTCCTTTGTGTAATCTCTTGGTTAAAGATGTTGTTTTTGAGTTTAATGATGAATGCCTTACTGCTTTTAATACCTTAAAACGTGAACTCACCTCTGCTCCTATCATTAGAGCACCTGATTGGTCTCTTCCTTTTGAATTAATGTGTGATGCTTCTGACTATGCTATTGGTGCAGTGTTAGGACAAAGAGTGAACAAACGTCCACATGTAATTTACTATGCTAGCCGCACACTCA
It encodes:
- the LOC120010520 gene encoding uncharacterized protein LOC120010520; this translates as MVSENVSVVLQRKLPPKLKDPESFSINITVGDKKMEKAMLDLGASINLMPYFVYLQLGLGEVKPTTMSLQLADRSVKYPRGIVEDILVQVDRLIVPADFVVLNMDDTPMHDRELPILLGRPFMATVNTLIDVKHGVFTMTGLDQTVQFTVFESLSHPLSSLDCFTIHALDSLVFSSFL